Proteins co-encoded in one Nitrospirota bacterium genomic window:
- a CDS encoding chemotaxis protein CheW — translation MASQLASPGTRCKLLRFEIDDRSYVADIERIREIVFYRPAIPVPHAPPFLQGLMDLRGLALPLVDLRERLGVPADRRVSPTHILVVRLTDDLVSGLIVDRVCDVLEVDRDSFQGPDGSEGRAAMCQGVCRVKDELVLVIDLGAVLRTEDYTMLAGVL, via the coding sequence ATGGCGAGCCAACTCGCGTCTCCAGGGACTCGGTGCAAGTTGCTGCGTTTCGAAATCGACGATCGTTCGTACGTCGCCGACATCGAGCGCATCCGCGAGATCGTCTTCTACCGGCCGGCGATCCCGGTGCCGCATGCCCCGCCGTTCCTCCAAGGCCTCATGGATCTTCGGGGACTCGCGCTTCCGCTCGTCGACTTGCGCGAGCGCCTGGGGGTGCCCGCGGATCGCAGGGTTTCTCCCACCCATATTCTGGTGGTTCGACTGACGGACGACCTCGTCTCGGGCCTCATCGTGGACCGCGTGTGCGACGTTTTGGAGGTCGACCGCGACAGTTTCCAAGGACCGGACGGGAGCGAAGGGCGCGCCGCGATGTGCCAAGGGGTGTGCCGGGTCAAGGACGAGTTGGTGCTGGTCATCGACCTGGGGGCGGTGCTTCGAACCGAAGATTACACGATGCTCGCGGGGGTGCTGTGA